In Mercurialis annua linkage group LG5, ddMerAnnu1.2, whole genome shotgun sequence, a single genomic region encodes these proteins:
- the LOC126680054 gene encoding nuclear intron maturase 2, mitochondrial gives MHRGIVVFTHRIFRSSSLLNPRSNGFVSFRFLSYTPMHRRNPDPDDPATLMKEDAVSVCSQMWIENFREPDKTASNLTSYLRRFELWVLAYQKVCADEIGAYVPRSAIERPALEDLLALRNAVLDNRFKWGARLQFLIKSPRDKTDYESLSKRKIKAILTTTQPAPFQDKIVQEVMYMILEPIYEARFSQKSFAFRPSRNAHTALRVIRRSFAGYLWYIKGDLSTILDGMKPSIVISALMRDVRDKKVIDLVKAALTTPVITTAVEVPKKRIKRKYSKKRVLAEDEPKPDPYWLETFFGFAPEEAEKLPSWGHCGILSPLLANVCLDELDKWVEGKIQEFYHPSKSDVIWNSPEGEAEQGNTSWPEFVPTSGPDKTRKMDYIRYGGHILIGVRGPRADAATLRKQLIEFVDQKYFLKLDNESLPIEHITKGIMFLDHVLCRRVVYPTLRYTATGGKIISEKGVGTLLSLTASLKQSIKQFRKLNFLKGDRDPDPQPCFRMFHATQSHTNAQMNKLLSTMVEWYRYADNRKKIVNFCSYIIRGSLAKLYAAKYKLRSRAKVYKISSRNLSRPLKEKKGASPEYHNLLRMGLAESIDGLQYTRMSLVPETDYTPFPVNWRPDHEKALLEFIRLDDPKTLEEQRNCIREQGLVSPQDYIAMLVWNYKKNAIATDHNTLVNNGGGNTEKEQQFLLSTNQEDNDEESTDEKHKERLHVAQMNSFGGTVLSV, from the exons ATGCACCGGGGGATTGTTGTTTTTACCCATAGGATTTTCAGAAGTTCCAGTCTTTTAAACCCTAGGAGTAACGGGTTTGTTTCTTTTCGTTTCCTGTCCTATACTCCGATGCACCGGCGTAATCCCGACCCTGATGACCCAGCCACCCTAATGAAGGAAGATGCTGTTTCAGTATGTTCTCAAATGTGGATTGAGAATTTTCGCGAACCCGATAAAACGGCGAGCAATTTGACCTCGTATCTTCGTCGGTTTGAGTTATGGGTATTAGCGTATCAGAAAGTGTGTGCTGATGAGATTGGAGCTTACGTGCCTCGTAGTGCTATAGAAAGGCCGGCCTTGGAGGATTTGTTAGCTCTTAGAAATGCTGTTCTTGATAATAGGTTTAAGTGGGGTGCTAGGTTGCAGTTCCTTATCAAGTCTCCGAGAGATAAGACGGATTATGAGTCGTTGTCGAAGAGAAAGATCAAGGCGATTTTAACCACTACACAACCTGCTCCGTTTCAGGACAAGATTGTTCAAGAGGTGATGTATATGATCTTGGAGCCAATATATGAAGCACGGTTTTCGCAGAAGTCATTTGCTTTTAGGCCTAGTAGAAATGCACATACTGCATTGAGAGTCATTAGGAGGAGTTTTGCTGGATATTTGTGGTATATAAAAGGGGATTTAAGTACGATTTTAGATGGCATGAAGCCTAGTATAGTAATAAGTGCTTTGATGAGAGATGTAAGGGACAAGAAAGTGATTGATTTGGTGAAGGCAGCATTGACTACACCTGTGATCACAACTGCCGTCGAAGTGCCAAAGAAGAGGATTAAGAGGAAGTATTCGAAAAAGAGGGTCTTAGCAGAGGATGAGCCAAAGCCAGATCCGTATTGGCTAGAAACTTTTTTTGGGTTTGCGCCGGAGGAGGCAGAAAAGCTTCCTTCTTGGGGGCATTGTGGAATTCTTAGCCCCCTTTTGGCTAATGTCTGCCTCGATGAATTAGACAAATGGGTTGAAGGTAAGATTCAAGAGTTTTACCATCCTTCTAAAAGTGATGTCATATGGAATAGTCCAGAGGGGGAAGCAGAACAGGGAAATACATCTTGGCCAGAATTTGTGCCAACAAGTGGGCCAGACAAGACCCGGAAAATGGATTATATAAGATACGGGGGTCACATTTTAATTGGCGTTAGAGGACCTAGAGCGGATGCAGCTACATTGAGAAAACAACTGATTGAGTTTGTTGATCAAAAATACTTTCTCAAGCTTGACAATGAGAGCCTCCCTATTGAGCATATAACTAAAGGTATAATGTTTCTTGACCATGTTTTGTGCAGAAGAGTTGTGTATCCAACTCTTCGCTACACCGCCACCGGTGGGAAGATTATCAGTGAAAAGGGCGTCGGCACCCTTTTATCTCTTACGGCAAGCTTGAAACAAAGCATTAAGCAATTTAGGAAGCTGAACTTTCTAAAGGGGGATAGAGATCCAGACCCACAACCTTGCTTTAGAATGTTTCATGCTACTCAATCTCACACCAATGCGCAAATGAATAAGCTTTTGTCAACAATGGTTGAGTGGTATAGATATGCTGATAATCGGAAGAAAATTGTGAACTTCTGTTCATACATTATAAGGGGTTCACTTGCAAAGCTTTATGCTGCAAAATACAAGCTTCGTTCACGTGCAAAGGTGTATAAGATTAGTTCCCGGAATTTGAGTCGCCCACTGAAGGAGAAGAAAGGAGCATCTCCTGAGTACCATAATTTGTTAAGAATGGGGCTTGCAGAGTCGATTGATGGGCTTCAGTATACCAGGATGTCTCTTGTACCTGAAACTGATTACACCCCTTTTCCAGTCAATTGGAGACCTGATCATGAGAAGGCATTGCTTGAATTTATAAGACTGGATGATCCGAAAACCCTGGAGGAGCAACGGAATTGCATCAGGGAGCAGGGTCTGGTTTCACCTCAAGACTACATTGCAATGCTTGTTTGGAACTACAAGAAAAATGCTATTGCAACAGATCATAACACCCTTGTAAACAATGGTGGCGGTAACACAGAAAAAGAACAACAATTTCTACTGAGCACAAACCAGGAGGATAACGATGAGGAAAGTACAGATGAAAAACACAAAGAACGGCTTCATGTGGCACAAAT GAATTCTTTTGGTGGCACTGTTCTCTCTGTCTAA
- the LOC126680055 gene encoding uncharacterized protein LOC126680055: protein MVVMPKFRLISYSKELVDGNPIYVSSNALPIKAVKFEPAGHAFHAVALKLSGHVEEDVDSDDQKVPNEKEQSHMPSADSYSSKGKKKSGDKQQDHYALLGLSHLRYLATEEQIRKSYREVALKYHPDKQAAILLAEQTEAAKQVKKEEIESHFKAIQEAYEVLIDPIKRRIYDSTDEFDDEIPTDCAPQDFFKVFGPAFMRNGRWSVTQPIPSLGDDTLSLKEVESFYDFWYSFKSWREFPHSDEFDVEQAESREHKRWMERQNAKITEKERKEEYARIRTLVDNAYKRDPRILRRKEEEKAERQRKKEAKILAKKQQEEEAVRAVEEEKRRKEEEGKRAAEIALQQKKIKEKEKKLLRKERTRLRTLSAPVLSQRLLNLSDDNVENLCSSLDILSLRDLCDKMEGKEELEQAKLLTDASGHKHNTESIKEQKSNGSVERNGSVPLGNFQKKEKPWNKEEIELLRKGMLKYPKGTSRRWEVISEYIGTARSVEEILKATKTVLLQKPDSAKAFDSFLEKRKPTQSIASPLTTRDETGEPAPAAAAKQEPETSKAAKTETPEDSSSKSANNKNPDEGVTENGAASSSDQDIWSAVQERALVQALKTFPKETNQRWERVSAAVPGKTVNQCKKKFTVMKESFRNKKPAV from the coding sequence ATGGTCGTCATGCCTAAGTTTCGGCTTATTTCTTATTCAAAAGAGCTTGTGGATGGAAATCCAATCTATGTTTCTTCAAATGCGCTTCCTATCAAGGCTGTAAAATTTGAACCTGCTGGGCATGCATTTCATGCTGTTGCTCTCAAACTCAGTGGCCATGTGGAAGAAGATGTGGACAGTGATGACCAGAAAGTTCCGAATGAAAAGGAACAGTCACACATGCCGTCAGCTGATTCTTACAGCAGCAAAGGTAAGAAGAAATCTGGAGACAAGCAACAAGATCACTATGCCTTGTTAGGTTTGAGTCATTTGAGATATCTTGCTACTGAAGAACAGATACGGAAAAGCTATCGCGAGGTTGCTTTGAAATATCATCCTGATAAACAGGCTGCAATTCTTCTTGCTGAGCAAACTGAGGCTGCAAAACAAGTAAAAAAGGAGGAAATAGAGAGCCATTTCAAAGCTATTCAAGAAGCATATGAAGTTTTGATTGACCCTATAAAGAGAAGAATATATGACTCCACTGATGAATTTGATGATGAAATCCCCACTGACTGTGCACCTCAGGACTTCTTTAAGGTTTTTGGGCCTGCTTTTATGAGGAATGGACGGTGGTCGGTAACCCAGCCAATTCCATCTCTAGGTGATGATACTTTATCTCTGAAAGAAGTCGAAAGCTTCTATGATTTCTGGTATAGCTTTAAGAGCTGGAGGGAGTTCCCACATTCTGATGAGTTTGATGTTGAGCAAGCTGAATCTCGTGAACATAAAAGGTGGATGGAGAGGCAAAATGCAAAAATTACTGAGAAGGAAAGGAAGGAAGAGTATGCAAGAATACGTACTCTTGTGGACAATGCTTATAAAAGAGATCCGCGAATATTGAGGAGAAAGGAAGAGGAAAAAGCTGAAAGGCAGAGAAAGAAGGAAGCTAAAATTTTGGCGAAAAAGCAGCAGGAGGAAGAAGCTGTAAGGGCTGTTGAAGAGGAGAAACGCCGTAAAGAAGAGGAGGGAAAGCGCGCTGCTGAAATTGCGTTGCAGCAGAAAAAGATAAAGGAGAAAGAGAAGAAGCTTCTGCGCAAAGAGCGAACTCGTCTTCGAACACTTTCAGCACCCGTCTTATCCCAGCGTTTGCTTAATCTTTCCGATGACAATGTGGAAAATCTTTGTTCGTCATTGGATATTTTGAGTCTCAGGGATTTATGTGATAAAATGGAGGGTAAAGAAGAGCTAGAGCAAGCAAAATTGCTCACTGATGCTAGTGGGCATAAACATAATACTGAGAGCATTAAAGAACAGAAGAGTAACGGCTCGGTGGAGCGAAATGGAAGTGTCCCATTAGGCAACTTTCAAAAGAAGGAGAAGCCTTGGAACAAAGAAGAAATTGAGCTTCTAAGAAAAGGAATGCTGAAGTATCCTAAAGGAACCTCTCGGAGGTGGGAGGTTATTTCTGAATATATTGGTACTGCAAGATCTGTCGAAGAAATTCTAAAGGCAACAAAAACCGTCCTCCTTCAAAAACCAGACTCTGCTAAAGCTTTTGATTCTTTTCTTGAGAAGAGGAAGCCTACACAATCCATTGCTTCTCCACTTACAACTAGAGATGAAACAGGAGAACCAGCTCCAGCAGCAGCAGCTAAACAAGAGCCGGAAACTAGTAAAGCAGCAAAGACGGAAACTCCCGAGGATTCCTCAAGTAAATCTGCAAATAACAAGAATCCTGATGAAGGGGTAACTGAAAATGGAGCGGCTTCAAGTTCAGATCAAGACATTTGGTCCGCTGTGCAAGAAAGAGCTCTAGTTCAGGCGCTAAAAACATTTCCAAAGGAAACCAATCAGCGGTGGGAGCGGGTATCTGCTGCAGTTCCTGGGAAGACTGTGAATCAGTGCAAGAAAAAATTTACTGTGATGAAGGAGAGCTTTAGAAACAAGAAACCCGCAGTTTAA